ATTTGCTGCTATCAATAGTCCCTCATGGAATGACGATTCAGTGGCCACGCCCCTCTACTGGGGGCACAGATGTAAAAAGAAATCCCTCATCTGCCTGTTGGCACCAAGTCACATTAGTCCCAAGGTTGTCTTGTTAAATCTTGTTCCTACTTTTAAATTAAATACTCATTAGCTGTTTGAAATATCTAATACAGAATACTTTGGTGACATTGTTATCAACCTGCTGCATACCCcttaaaaatatacatttacgtGTGCAGGTTGTGCTAACACTCATTAATACAGACTGGTAGATTAGCTAGCATTCACTGGTTAAGTAACTTGAGTGTAATGGAGTTGACTGGTAACTatgacatatacagtggggcaaaaaagtatttagtcagccaccaattgtgcaagttctcccacttaaaaatatgagagaggcctgtaattttaatcataggtacatttcaactatgacagactaaatgagagagaaaaaatccagaaaatcacattgtaggatttttaatgattttatttgcaacctatggtggaaaataagtatttggtcaataacaaaagtttatctcaatactttgttatataccctttgttggcaatgacagaggtcaaatgtttttatgtcttcaaggttttcacacactgttgctggtattttggcccattcctccatgcagatctcctctagagcagtgatgttttggggctgttgctgggcaacatggactttcaactccctccaaagattttctatggggttgagatctggagactggccaggccattccaggaccttgaaatgcttcttacaaagccactccttcgttgcccgggcggtgtgttgggatcattgttatgctgaaagacccagccacgtatcatcttcaatgcccttgctgatggaatgaggttttcactcaaaatcttacgatacatggccccattcattctttcctttacacggatctgtcgtcctggtccctttgcagaaaacagccccaaagcatgatgtttccacccccatgcctcacagtaggtatggtgttctttggatgcaactcagcattctttgtcctccaaacacgatgagttgagtttttaccaaaaagttctattttggtttcatctggccatatgacattctcccaatcttcttctggatcatccacatGCTCTCCAGCAAACtttagacgggcctggacatgtactggctttagcagggggacacgtctggcactgcaggatttgagtccctggtggggtagtgtgttagtgatggtaggctttgttactttggtcccagctctctgcaggtcattcactagatccCCCAGttttgttctgggatttttgctcaccgttcttgtgatcattttgaccccacggggtgagatcttgcatggagccccagatcgagggagattaccagtggtcttgtatgtcctccatttcctaataattgctcctacaggtgatttcttcaaaccaagctagttacctattgcagattcagtcttcccagcctggtgcaggtctacaattttgtttctggtgtcctttgacagctctttggtcttggccatagtggagtttggagtgtgactgtttgaggttgtggacaggtgtcttttatactgataacatgttcaaacaggtgccattaatacaggtaacgagtggaggacagaggagcctcttaaagaagaagttacaggtctgtgagagccagaaatcttgcttgtttgtaggtgaccaaatacttattttccaccataatttgcaaataaattcattaaaaatcctacaatgtgattttctggattttcttttctcattttgtctgtcatatttgaattgtacctatgatgaaaattacaggcctctctcatctttttaagtgggagaacttgcacaattggtggctcacTAAatccttttttgccccactgtatacttgtgtatgtgtgtttactgtaTATCATTCACAACATTTGGACGGGAGCTATAATTGAAGAAATGCTTTTAACTATGCGTGTTGTTATTTCTTGAATTCGGGCTTGGCTTGACTACTTTCAATGGGTAAAGATTGCTTCTATGCCCCACTACCGTGATTTTTGTAGGAAACGTCACTTTGCAGAGTGGAGCTATAGTGGAGAGTGTACATCTATCATCATGTTGATCCACCATGTTTGTAGTTTCCTCTGAGTGGTGTTTGTGCTCTTTATAGCTGGAAAGAGATAGAGGACTACATTGACCAGCAGTTTGAGCAGTACTTCAGAGACGAGAGCGGCCTGAACAGAAAGAACATCCAGGATAACAGAGTCCACTGCTGCCTCTACTTCATCTCTCCCTTCGGACATGGGTACcagactacacacacaatacatattttttttttctctctctcgacaCAAGTATGAGATAGATACACACAGTTCTTTCACAGTAAACCTGCTTTTCCACGATTATTTTAAtaattttgtctgtgtgtgtgtgtgactctccaGTCTGCGGCCGTTGGATGTGGAATGTATGAGGGCTCTGCATGACAAGGTGAACATAGTCCCTGTTCTGGCCAAAGCTGACAGCCTCACACCCACTGAGGTCCGCAGGAAGAAGATGAAGGTAAGAGACTAACTGTGCTATGGTAATCTTTAATTATCTTTACCAGTGCTAATTTTACCTGATATTCCTATCTGTGCTACAGAATTTCTGGAATCTATATCTGTTCTATAATATTGGGGTATATACTTGCCCTGTGCTATAATGGTGGGGTATATACTTGCCCTGTGCTATAATGGTGGGGTATATACTTGCCCTGTGCTATAATGTTGgggtatatacactgctcaaaaaaataaagggaacactaaaataacacatcctagatctgaattaatgaaatattcttcctaaatagttttttctttacatagttgaatgtgctgacaacaaaatcacacaaaagttatcaatggaaatcaaatgtatcaacccatggaggtctggatttggagtcgcactcaaaaaattaaagtggaaaaccacactacaggctgatccaactttgatgtaatgtccttaaaacaagtcaaaatgaggctcagtagtgtgtgtggcctccctaaaacgcctgggcatgctcctgatgaggtggcggatggtctcctgagggatctcctctcagacctggactaaagcatctgccaactcctggacagtctgttgtgcaacgtggcattggtggatggagcgagacatgatgtcccagatgtgctcaattggatttaggtctggggaacgggcgggccagtccatagcatcaatgccttcctcttgcaggaactgctgacacactccagccacatgaggtctggcattgtcttgcattaggaagaacccagggccaaccgcaccagcatatggtctcacaaggggtctgaggatctcatcttggtacctaatggcagtcaggctacctctggcgagcacatggagggctgtgcggccccccaaagaaatgccaccccacaccatgactgttgcaggcagcagaacgttctccactgcgtctccagactctgtcacgtctgtcacattgggctgtaagcacaaccccaacctgtggacgtcgggccctcataacACCCTTATGGAGTTGTagacttgtgtgggttgtagactccatctcatgctaccactagagtgaaagcaccgccagcattcaaagtgaccaaaacatcagccaggaagcataggaactgagaagtggtctgtggtcatcacccgcagaaccactcctttattgggggtgtcttgctaattgcctataatttccacctgttgtctattccatttgcacaacagcatgtgaaatttattgtcaatcaatgttgcttcctaagtggacagtttgatttcacagaagtgtgattgacttggagttacattgtgttgtttaagtgttccctttatttttttgagcagtgtacttgcCCTGTGCTATACTGTTGGGGTATATACTTGCCCTGTGCTATACTGTTGGGGTATATACTTGCCCTGTGCTATACTGTTGGGGTATATACTTGCCCTGTGCTATAATGTTGGGGTATATACTTGCCCTGTGCTATAATGTTGGGGTATATACTTGCCCTGTGATATAATGTTGGGGTATATACTTGCCCTGTGCTCTAATGTTGGGGTGCAAaatgggattcaaatggatttgtcTTTTTAATTTTTCAATCTACACAAATTACTCTCAACATGGAAGAACATttttaacatttgtaaaaaaaaaaaaaaaagaatatgaaaaataaaacatcttgattagataagtattcaacatcCTTGAGTAAGTACAGAATtacctttagcagtgattacatctgagagtctttctgggtaagtctctaagagcttaaCACACCTGGAATGTACAATATttacccattattcttttcaaaattcttcagctctgtcaaattggttgtatatcattgctagacaaccattttcagatctttccatagattttcaagcagatttaagtcaaaactgtcttcttggtaagcaactcgtgtagatttggccttgtgtagtaggttattgtcctgctgaatggcGAATTaatctcttcactgtctgtttctCTAGGAATTTGCCTGTGCTAAacttcatttatttttttatcctgaaaaattaccctgtccttaacgattacaagcatacccataacatgatgcagccaccattatgCTTGAATATATGGAGATTGATACTCGGTAATGTGTTGTGTTTAAggtaaatccaatacaacagaattttttttgcagtatttctttagtgccttgttgcaaacatgatACAAAttattgtgacttgttaagcacatttttattcctgaacttatttaggttttcttaacaaaggggttgaatacttattgactcaaaacatttccgCTTTTTATTatgttattcatttgtaaaaagcAAGACAAAAAAATCTATTTGACATTATGGAtgcaattgaatccattttaaattctgtctgtaacacaacatcgtggaaaaggtcaaggggtgtgaatactgtatgCATGTGCCTGTGTAGATccgagaggagatggagaagttTGGCATCAACATCTACCAGTTCCCAGACTGTGAATTTGATGAAGATGAGGAGTTTAAACAGCAGGAGCAGCTGCTCAAGGTGACTTCAGACCTGGGGAGGATAGAGGGCTATTAGGGCATCTGTATGTTTTGTCCATTGCATATAGCACTGACCACATGGCTTAACCATGAAaaccttgatctctctctctctctaggacagTATTCCTTTTGCTGTAATAGGCAGTAACATCCAGGTTGAGAGTAAAGGACGCAAGTTCAGAGGTCGGCTCTACCCCTGGGGTGTAGTGGAAGGTACGCTGCACAGGCACACCTTCACGTTTACACTacagaactcacacacacacacacacacacacaactgaacTTTCCTCGCTATGGTGAACAGCAGAGTTGGGCCTCACTGAGCTTGCCTGTAAAAAATACACATTCGCACAGATTACCGTGAATGCAATCTCCGCGAACTACAAGGAAATGACTTGTCGACAGTGTACTACCTTCGATTGAATTCCAGCCTAAATGTCTTTCTGTGAAAACACACTGACCTAAtagcagtgttgtgttgtcagtGGAGGACCCGGCCCACAGTGATTTCCTGCTGCTGAGGAACATGTTGGTGAAAACTCACATGCAGGACCTGAAGGATGTCACCAGAGAGACACACTACGAGAACTACAGAGCACAGTGTATACAGAACATGACACGCATGGTGGTGCAGGAGAGGAAACGCAGGTtggtactacacacacacacacacacacacacatagaatagATGTACACAGAACTACCCAGACCCATACACACTAAAGTTGTACTGATGTACAACACATTTGGCACAACGGTTGTGCTACAAGGTTTTTCTGCACAAAAAGAATGAcaatttatttgacctttgttttgttctgtgtgttagcTTGCGTGATAAGATTCAGAGTGAGAGCAGCGCTGACTTCCCCATGACCCCACTCCCACTGGCCCCTGTAGACCGCGAGACAGAGAGGCTCATCTGGGAGAAGGACGAGGAGGTGAGAACACCCACGTGCACTCCTAGaccgacaacacacacacccgtaCCTGGATGTattgcagacacacaaacactaacTTTCCtgaccttctctctcccttctagtTGAGGAGGATGCAGGAGGTGTTGGAGAGGATCCACGAGCAGATGCAACAAGGACAGAAACCAGACTACTGATTTACCA
Above is a genomic segment from Oncorhynchus kisutch isolate 150728-3 linkage group LG19, Okis_V2, whole genome shotgun sequence containing:
- the LOC109864431 gene encoding septin-5 isoform X3, with amino-acid sequence MRDLPPTPPPRGASVDQNTTPGCHTPVVDREPEGTGLEMGRSPHTPGGTPLLSRPSPSGPPPFTPPRTKRAPLEGEFEPLKLRKYQLTSMGSRSMDSSPQSRPRSPWGHFDPYDSAEDMDREYVGFATLPNQVHRKSVKKGFAFTLMVAGESGLGKSTLVNSLYLTDLYNNRKVLNAEERIVQTVFITKHTVGIEEKGVRLRLSIVDTPGFGDAVNNTESWKEIEDYIDQQFEQYFRDESGLNRKNIQDNRVHCCLYFISPFGHGLRPLDVECMRALHDKVNIVPVLAKADSLTPTEVRRKKMKIREEMEKFGINIYQFPDCEFDEDEEFKQQEQLLKDSIPFAVIGSNIQVESKGRKFRGRLYPWGVVEVEDPAHSDFLLLRNMLVKTHMQDLKDVTRETHYENYRAQCIQNMTRMVVQERKRSLRDKIQSESSADFPMTPLPLAPVDRETERLIWEKDEELRRMQEVLERIHEQMQQGQKPDY
- the LOC109864431 gene encoding septin-5 isoform X1, which translates into the protein MDHMSSPVRLRSSFKPDIQLSSLSIEEPEDAELAYTMRDLPPTPPPRGASVDQNTTPGCHTPVVDREPEGTGLEMGRSPHTPGGTPLLSRPSPSGPPPFTPPRTKRAPLEGEFEPLKLRKYQLTSMGSRSMDSSPQSRPRSPWGHFDPYDSAEDMDREYVGFATLPNQVHRKSVKKGFAFTLMVAGESGLGKSTLVNSLYLTDLYNNRKVLNAEERIVQTVFITKHTVGIEEKGVRLRLSIVDTPGFGDAVNNTESWKEIEDYIDQQFEQYFRDESGLNRKNIQDNRVHCCLYFISPFGHGLRPLDVECMRALHDKVNIVPVLAKADSLTPTEVRRKKMKIREEMEKFGINIYQFPDCEFDEDEEFKQQEQLLKDSIPFAVIGSNIQVESKGRKFRGRLYPWGVVEVEDPAHSDFLLLRNMLVKTHMQDLKDVTRETHYENYRAQCIQNMTRMVVQERKRSLRDKIQSESSADFPMTPLPLAPVDRETERLIWEKDEELRRMQEVLERIHEQMQQGQKPDY
- the LOC109864431 gene encoding septin-5 isoform X2, which translates into the protein MDLCKTATLSSLSIEEPEDAELAYTMRDLPPTPPPRGASVDQNTTPGCHTPVVDREPEGTGLEMGRSPHTPGGTPLLSRPSPSGPPPFTPPRTKRAPLEGEFEPLKLRKYQLTSMGSRSMDSSPQSRPRSPWGHFDPYDSAEDMDREYVGFATLPNQVHRKSVKKGFAFTLMVAGESGLGKSTLVNSLYLTDLYNNRKVLNAEERIVQTVFITKHTVGIEEKGVRLRLSIVDTPGFGDAVNNTESWKEIEDYIDQQFEQYFRDESGLNRKNIQDNRVHCCLYFISPFGHGLRPLDVECMRALHDKVNIVPVLAKADSLTPTEVRRKKMKIREEMEKFGINIYQFPDCEFDEDEEFKQQEQLLKDSIPFAVIGSNIQVESKGRKFRGRLYPWGVVEVEDPAHSDFLLLRNMLVKTHMQDLKDVTRETHYENYRAQCIQNMTRMVVQERKRSLRDKIQSESSADFPMTPLPLAPVDRETERLIWEKDEELRRMQEVLERIHEQMQQGQKPDY